Proteins found in one Magnolia sinica isolate HGM2019 chromosome 5, MsV1, whole genome shotgun sequence genomic segment:
- the LOC131247045 gene encoding uncharacterized protein LOC131247045 has protein sequence MPPRDDMHGLLHDVFGISSVDDMPTELPSQEPIQEEPNPEAERFFRCDQLTLFFNVTLVKSSEGNTLPILAIVGAINDLMRYLRKCFLCSIELPKLGDAINEQRVALHSSLEKCLVQLANKFMIAVDDENGDEEGDLIMAASLASSQALAFMIRHGSGIVSVGMKQEDLERLSLPLISTGNENEDPSAAAYTVIVDLKTGASTGVSASDRAKTILALSSPDSKPQDFRRPGHVFPLKYKNGGVLRRAGHTEASVDLISLAGLRPISVFSAILNAEDGSMARLPALRKIDKENSIPIISILDLIRILPVLSASIRFSFSVFIDHQMEDGNPLYFGKGSEALEYFSSINHTPSVATNPSDFLLDLVNGISSDDVEENRAAVKEELAASYRSNIAEKLKRELKGIKFKGERALGSFSSSQDFGGRSLSSRLSSPSLKSVQC, from the exons ATGCCTCCACGTGATGACATGCATGGATTGTTGCATGATGTGTTTGGAATATCAAGTGTGGATGACATGCCAACTGAGTTGCCATCACAGGAGCCAATACAAGAGGAACCGAATCCTGAAGCTGAAAGATTCTTCAG GTGTGACCAGCTAACTCTCTTCTTCAATGTAACACTTGTAAAATCTTCAGAAGGAAATACACTACCCATTCTTG CTATAGTTGGTGCAATAAATGACCTGATGAGATACTTGCGCAAATGCTTCCTGTGCTCCATTGAATTACCAAAATTGGGAGATGCCATAAATGAGCAAAGGGTTGCTCTACATTCTTCTCTAGAGAAGTGCCTTGTACAGCTAGCAAATAAG TTTATGATTGCTGTAGATGATGAAAATGGTGATGAAGAAGGAGATCTTATCATGGCAGCATCTCTTGCAAGTTCTCAGGCTTTGGCTTTTATGATTAGGCATGGCTCAGGAATTGTATCTGTTGGGATGAAGCAAGAGGATCTGGAGAGGCTGAGCCTTCCTTTGATTTCAACTGGCAATGAGAATGAGGATCCATCCGCCGCAGCTTACACAGTGATAGTG GATTTGAAAACCGGGGCATCTACTGGAGTGTCAGCCTCGGATAGGGCAAAGACTATTCTTGCTCTTTCGTCTCCAGATTCTAAGCCGCAAGATTTCAGAAGACCAGGCCATGTATTTCCACTCAAGTATAAAAATGGTGGTGTTCTAAGGAGAGCTGGTCACACTGAAGCTTCAGTGGATTTAATTTCACTTGCTGGCTTGCGGCCTATATCTGTTTTTTCTGCAATTCTTAATGCTGAGGATGGCTCTATGGCCCGATTACCCGCTTTAAGAAAGATAGACAAGGAGAACAGCATACCAATCATCTCAATCTTGGATCTCATCCG AATCCTTCCTGTCCTCAGTGCAAGCATCCGTTTCAGTTTCTCAGTGTTCATCGATCACCAGATGGAAG ACGGGAACCCTCTCTATTTCGGCAAAGGGTCAGAGGCTTTGGAGTACTTCTCCAGCATTAATCACACTCCCTCAGTCGCCACGAATCCTTCTGATTTCCTTCTCGACCTTGTGAATG GTATATCTAGTGATGATGTGGAGGAGAATAGGGCAGCTGTGAAGGAAGAATTGGCTGCTTCCTATAGGAGTAACATTGCTGAGAAgctgaaaagggagcttaaagggATTAAATTCAAGGGGGAGAGAGC ATTGGGCTCCTTTTCTTCATCTCAGGATTTTGGGGGACGTTCCCTGTCTTCCAGGCTATCTTCACCTTCCCTCAAGAGCGTGCAATGCTGA